From the genome of Scytonema hofmannii PCC 7110, one region includes:
- a CDS encoding DUF5340 domain-containing protein, whose translation MEQIPLPSPVHYELILQLLERQTLTAVSSNPTLRNQVNQLIISLRKAVAQQKQLEEACQSSFMEVDHRWSLNHLKTEQVVTPD comes from the coding sequence ATGGAGCAAATTCCTCTGCCTTCACCTGTCCACTACGAACTTATACTGCAACTGCTAGAAAGGCAAACTCTCACAGCAGTCAGCAGCAACCCAACCCTAAGGAATCAGGTGAACCAGCTTATTATTAGTCTCAGAAAAGCCGTTGCACAACAAAAGCAATTAGAAGAAGCTTGTCAATCGTCCTTTATGGAAGTAGATCATCGTTGGTCGCTCAATCATCTTAAAACCGAACAAGTTGTTACCCCTGATTGA
- a CDS encoding DUF2949 domain-containing protein: protein MSPSTYSRFIHFLQEDLAISTACMAVALRHREQDPGPLPMILWQYGLITIDQLEQIYDWLETA from the coding sequence GTGTCACCATCAACATATTCTAGGTTTATTCATTTTCTGCAGGAAGATTTAGCAATCTCAACAGCCTGCATGGCAGTTGCTCTTCGTCATCGAGAGCAAGATCCGGGTCCTTTACCCATGATTCTTTGGCAGTATGGCTTAATTACCATCGACCAGTTAGAACAAATATATGACTGGTTAGAAACAGCATAG
- a CDS encoding DUF192 domain-containing protein produces the protein MINWLCVLSIVLSVLLMSCSTQTSAVSPTATPSSQTQAPMNQEKVPLTTNAGQQLPISAVAIVPDGAKIHLEVAQTPQEQAMGLMFRPALPDDRGMLFQFPSAFQASFWMKNVPVPLDMVFILDGVVKYVAVSVPPCNTIPCPTYGPETPVNQVIELRSGRASELGLKEGSRVKIDFLKSGASMK, from the coding sequence ATGATAAATTGGTTATGCGTGCTATCAATAGTTTTGAGTGTATTGCTGATGAGTTGTTCGACTCAGACATCAGCAGTTTCTCCTACAGCTACTCCTAGTTCTCAAACTCAAGCACCAATGAATCAGGAGAAAGTACCACTTACAACCAATGCAGGTCAACAGTTACCAATTTCAGCTGTTGCAATTGTTCCTGATGGTGCAAAGATTCATTTGGAAGTAGCACAGACACCCCAAGAGCAGGCAATGGGATTGATGTTTCGACCTGCTTTACCTGACGATCGCGGAATGCTCTTTCAATTTCCGTCAGCTTTTCAAGCTAGTTTTTGGATGAAGAATGTACCTGTTCCTCTCGATATGGTCTTTATACTTGATGGTGTTGTAAAATACGTTGCTGTTTCTGTTCCTCCCTGTAACACCATTCCTTGTCCTACCTACGGTCCTGAAACACCAGTTAACCAAGTTATTGAACTACGTTCTGGGCGAGCATCAGAACTTGGTTTGAAAGAAGGATCTCGTGTCAAAATTGACTTTCTTAAGTCCGGTGCTTCGATGAAATGA
- the nblR gene encoding response regulator transcription factor NblR: MTVAHNPCVLVIESDESLANQLAFDLKEAGYEPLVAHDGISGIQHSRERQPALIVIDRMLAGESGLSLCKSFRSTGARSPVLVLMARDTVDDRVACLEAGADDYFLKPYRSEDFLNLVRLYLKPDIDTTEQLRFGDLVLDIATRRVVLNSKAIDLTMKEFELLKYMMEHPREVLTREQILENVWGYDFMGESNVIEVYIRYLRLKIEDEGQKRLIQTVRGVGYVLRES, from the coding sequence ATGACAGTTGCTCATAACCCTTGTGTTTTAGTTATTGAAAGCGACGAAAGCCTCGCCAATCAGCTTGCTTTTGATTTAAAAGAAGCAGGTTATGAGCCGCTTGTGGCTCATGATGGGATAAGTGGTATACAACATAGTCGGGAACGTCAACCTGCTTTGATTGTGATTGACAGAATGCTAGCAGGAGAGTCTGGGTTGTCATTATGTAAAAGTTTTAGAAGTACTGGAGCTCGATCGCCTGTGTTAGTATTGATGGCGCGGGATACTGTTGACGACCGTGTAGCATGTTTGGAAGCAGGCGCAGATGACTATTTTCTCAAGCCATACAGATCGGAAGATTTTTTGAACTTAGTGCGCTTGTACTTAAAACCAGATATCGATACAACCGAGCAATTGCGTTTTGGAGATTTAGTTTTAGATATAGCAACTCGTCGTGTCGTGCTAAACAGCAAAGCAATTGACTTGACGATGAAGGAATTTGAACTTCTTAAGTATATGATGGAACATCCTCGTGAAGTATTAACTCGCGAACAAATTTTAGAAAACGTTTGGGGTTACGACTTTATGGGCGAATCAAATGTTATTGAAGTTTATATTCGCTACTTACGGTTGAAAATAGAAGATGAAGGTCAAAAGCGACTTATTCAAACCGTGAGGGGCGTAGGTTACGTGTTGAGAGAATCGTAG
- a CDS encoding NAD(+) kinase produces MPKAGIIYNDVKPVAVRIAVELKEKFTTAGWDVCITRGVGGILGYSTPESPVCHTPIEGLTPPGFDSEMRFAVVLGGDGTVLAASRLVAPCGIPILTVNTGHMGFLTEAYLNQLPQAIEQLLAGQYEVEERAMLSVKVFRGDATLWEALCLNEMVLHREPLTSMCHFEIAIGRHAPVDIAADGVIISTPTGSTAYSLSAGGPVVAPGVPVLQLVPICPHSLASRSLVFPDSDPVNIYPVNTPRLVMVVDGNGGCYVLPEDRVYLERSQYSARFIRLQSPEFFRILREKLGWGLPHIAKPTSVELP; encoded by the coding sequence CCACTGCAGGCTGGGATGTTTGCATCACACGTGGTGTCGGTGGGATATTGGGCTATTCAACCCCTGAAAGCCCCGTATGTCACACCCCGATTGAAGGTCTAACACCTCCTGGCTTTGACTCAGAAATGAGATTTGCCGTGGTGTTGGGTGGTGATGGTACAGTTCTAGCAGCGTCCCGTCTCGTGGCTCCTTGTGGTATTCCGATACTAACGGTAAACACGGGTCACATGGGGTTTTTGACAGAGGCTTACCTCAACCAGCTACCCCAAGCGATAGAGCAACTTTTGGCGGGTCAATATGAAGTTGAAGAGAGAGCAATGCTCAGCGTCAAAGTGTTTCGCGGAGATGCTACTCTCTGGGAAGCTCTGTGTTTAAATGAAATGGTGTTACATAGAGAACCATTGACCTCTATGTGCCATTTTGAAATCGCCATAGGTCGTCACGCACCAGTTGACATAGCAGCTGATGGTGTGATTATATCTACACCAACTGGTTCTACAGCATATTCTTTAAGTGCTGGTGGTCCTGTAGTAGCTCCTGGTGTACCAGTATTACAACTTGTACCCATTTGTCCCCATTCTCTAGCCTCTAGATCGCTGGTTTTTCCAGATAGCGACCCTGTTAATATCTACCCAGTCAATACTCCTCGGTTGGTTATGGTGGTAGATGGGAATGGTGGATGCTATGTTCTTCCAGAGGATAGGGTGTATTTGGAGCGATCGCAATACAGCGCCCGATTTATCCGCTTGCAGTCCCCAGAATTTTTTAGAATTTTGCGAGAAAAATTAGGTTGGGGTTTACCACACATAGCAAAACCTACGTCTGTAGAATTGCCGTAA